TAGGCACAAGTTTGGCTTCCTTGTCACCATGCCCAAGTCGGCCTTTATCTCCATCTCCCCAAGTAAAAAGCTTCCCTAAGGAGCAGTTGCTTGAGCTCGAATTCCCTACCATAACCTCAACAACTGCAGCAGTATGCCAAACACCACAAGCTGCCCGAACTGTCCTGAGTCCCTTCAGAGATTCCACTTCCCTTGGAATAGAGATGCTTGTCCGATCTCCATGGCCCAAAACTCCAAATGTACCATCACCAAATGTAAACAATTGGCCAGAGGAGGTTACAATGGCCGTATGCCATGGTCCACAAGAGATATATGAGACATGTATGCCCTCCAAGGGCCCATTAACTCTTTTTGGAACCCAATGACTCACTTCATTTCCATGCCCGAGAAGACCAAAATTGTAAGTCCCATCACCCCATGTATACAAATCACCAGAAAGTGTTACGGCACAAGTATGATACTCACCACAAGCAACAAGCTCAATATTCATATTACTGAGAGAGTCAACAAGCTTTGGATGCAAGACATCAGAGTCTACACCATGGCCTAGTCTGCCGCCTGACTCTTCTCCCCAAGAAAATATCTCTCCTTGCTTGGTTACTAGGGCAGCATGTCGTCCACCACAGGCAATGTTCTGCACATCTAGTACTACAGCAGATTCTAAAGCTTTGGGCAATAAAGAATCCAATTTCACAGAAAAACAACTTCCGACTCTATTAGGTCCACCACCCAAAACACCATCCCCAGTGGCTTCCCCCCAAATAAAAACATCACCCAAAGCATCACCATCATCGTGACCAGAACCTTGGCTTGATGAGCTAACAGCACTTGACAAACTAACTCTAAAAGCATCCACTGTCATTGCCTTCATGTGACCATGTATACTATCTGAGCCTCCTGAAGACACAGAATGACCTGAAGCGCTGGCAGAATCTGGAGGGAAGAAACCCTTTGGAGGAACAGCATATAGCATCATATCTGAATATGCTTTATCCAAACCATTCTTAGGGGGACTATCATACGGAGTATGAAGGCGAAGGTGATCTCCCCCTTCCTgaatcaggaaaaaaaaagtccCTACTGTTACAGTCTCACAAGGGGATAAAGGTAGATAAAGGAATTAATTATACCTTCTGCAGGCTATCATTACTACCAAATGGTGAATTCAAAGGAGAGCTTCTACGTGTGTACGTTCTAGGGCTATTTGCTTCAGAGGGAATTCCATCACTCCTTGATTCTGTTCTCCATTTTCTCTGATGGCTTCGTGAAATCAATGCTTTTAAACCACTAAACCATACCTCAGCTTCGTCTTTATCTTTGCAAATCTACAAATAATTTAAGATCACCcgaaaacattaaaatttcaacaacaattaatttttagacAATAATATATAGCACCAGGATGACATTTTACAATAAGAGGATCATATCAAAAGCAAATGCATCGTAGaaacaaaataaaggaaactaaacattgaaatgAAAACATTCTTACCAAATCGAGTGACCTGTcattatatataagagaaaatgattgatATTCCTTCTCAGGTCGTGGATACCTTTGAAAGATAGGCTGGAAAAGAATAGGCCACATATAATCAGTGTGCAGAATGAAAAAAAACAGAATTCCCAAATGAAATTCATAGCACCAGAGCAAAGCCAAGACATTTCAAAAAGACTGATTTAGAGAAGAGAGATGATTCATTTGCAGATTAATTTGCCCTAATTcattaagaaaaacaaactaagaataacatatataattgtaAGACTGTATAGCAGTTGTCTGGCCCAtgcaaaaattttctaattaaaactATAGAAGGGATACAAAAGGTTATAGGTTTAAAGTTTGCAGACCTTTAAAATGTGTTTACTTTCACAAGCTGCAGACAAGTAACTGAACAGCACAAACATGGTAAAAATCAACATAGAGTAActacaaaaaatatgttttctcCACCAAGACACTTACAGTGCGTTGCCCAGAGATGATTCGAGACACATGACTCAGTTTAAGGTGCTTCTCGTCATTTCCAGAATACCATATTAAAACAGATTCATCCTGAAAGCAATAGCAAAATTAAACACTTAGATCTGCAGGAGGAACTATTTGACTATTAGCAGAATCAAATAACAAGAATTGTACTGAAAAACAACAATCATTGACCAAAGGTACACACCTAGTgcatataaacattaaaaataactatttaagATATAGGAACCGAATCAAATGATTGCATTAGAATCTCACATTCAAAATAAATTGGATTTACCAGAAAGGGCAGGTGCATTTTTAGGGGAAGAGGATGGCCAAAAGAGATCGTACATGAGATTAAAGTGGTGTTCTGGAGTCAATAAGAATCAGATCAAACTTACATTGGAAAGTCGGAAAGGACAAACCTTGGGCTTTCCCCTTCTTCCATACTTGAGCAGGTATGCCCCTTTTTTTAGAGCAGTAATGGCCTGTTCAAGATCATCCAAAATGCTAACTTCAGcatatgaatcatatttgtggtgaaaaataaaaaattatgtctaaGTTCTTTCAGGAGTTGcagataaaaaatgaagatgaaaattgaGAACATAGTCAAATGACCACAAAAATGGCAATGGCAAGATTTAGCAGAAAGGAACACTGACAAATTTGCATTCCAGTgtacaaaagaaaaatcaatagaCTGAATTTGCAGACGACCCACTCAAGATTTTAAAACAAGACATGGTTCAGCAACTTCTGCTCAGCTTATCCACTCTTATTTCCCTTCTTAAGCAATAAGGAATCCATCAACATAATGCAAATACCAATTTGCTAATCAATTAATACACTTCCAGGAGCCACTGTGCTTAAAGACCTTATATCAGTATCTCCATCCGCATTTCTTTCCTCCTGGCTTTTCCTCTTTGATGCAAAAATATATTCACCAAAAAACAACATCTCAGATTATTCCTCATTTTAATTCCCAAGGGCTTTCTTTGACTTCTGATCTGCTCAAGGATAGCCCTCATAGAAAACAAGCCATATACAATGTCAAACATTCTAGATTCCACATATCATATTCAGTTATACACCGGCTAAATTAAACATATGAATAATTGGTGTATTAGGATATTCTGACATTGTGAATCTCTATCTTCATTAACAGCATTGGTTGGCTTGGCTGGAAGCACACTCTATTGGGTGATTTCATTTCCCTTGTCAAAAACTAAGGCCATACTGCTGCACTCATATCAAACATAATACTGTTCTCCCTAAGCTAGAATTATGAAACTCTGTCTCCCTCTTCATCCTCCCAATCGTCAAATTTAAGCAACCAAAGAAGTAAAACAGAAAAAGCTCCATCGTCACAGCTTAGCCTAAAACTCCATGCCATTCACCGAAGCTTTTATTAGTCTACTGTGAGCACTTAGCCTAATCACCTAAACACATTATATAGCTACCAACCATATCTTCCACACCATAGCACaaaatcaaagtaaaattactatACATCTAGGTCAGGCGTTATACTATGGTACTCCTTCAGAAATGAAGTTGTGTTAAAATTCCTATTTTATTGTCCATTTGATGTCAAACGCTTCAAATATCGTGTTACACAAATATGAGAGCCATATTTTCATCTGGTCACCCCTTCCAGTTTCAAGTGactattaacaaataaataattagaaaaagaaCAAGAATATTCTATGCACCTAATTTCGTAACTGTAACCAAGTAAGCATTTAATTCAAGGATACCTGCTCGATGTCTCTCTCAACAGGGCCGGTTCTGCTAAGATCCGAAGCCATCCTCTCAGTCCTTGGCTTTGTACAAAAGCTTATCAAATCTCCCAATCTCTACAAACTAAACAATCTTAAACTCATCCATTCTCACAATCAAACGCGTCCATCCACCAACTCCCTCACTCTCAAACTAAACCCTAGTTTCACAGCATCCTTCAACCACAATCTCAAATTTACTTCCACCATCACGATCACTCACTTCAATCTTAGCTCCTTCATTCAACTGCACTCACGTGAAAGTCCACGTGAAAGTCCAGAGACAAAAAACCGAAGCAAAACAACGTTCATGAACAGCTAAAACAAGCAGTTGCGAAAACCAAGTCAAGAAAATCGAAAACCGAAAACCGAGAACCGATCGATAATTGAAGTGAAAAGGTGTTTGATTGgcgagaaagagagagaaaatctaagagaaattttaatttgatgaaatgaaGATCTGATTAGAAGTTACAGAGGAGAGAGTAGAGAGAGagtaattacaaatttatttagctaattatttatcaaagagagaaaaataggaaaaagcaaaaaaaaaaaaaaaaaaaaaggaagaaatgaaTTGACTAAAAGGTTAAAAAGGACAATGCTGAAGaatatttatatgtaatttgaCACTTGCCAGCTTTTATTTTTTGCCTTTGCTGGCTAGCTTGGGCTTGGCTGCTGTAAGAGGATGCTACTTTGTTACTTTCTATTTTTCCGTTTCGGGCTGTTTGGTGACTGAGAAAATGATAAATAGTAAAAAGAAACTGTGCTGGGAAAGTAAGCAAATTGGAAATTTTAGGAGAAAAATTTCCAGTCTGAGTTGAAAGATAATGATACACGTGTCAGCGAGTTGTATGGCCctggattaaatttttagatagaaaattcagttaattattttttaaattgtaaaataaaaacaagtaaatttagggttaattgatttattgaaaatccagttagtaaatacaaaaaatgaaaaaaatggcacaaaaattatatgactattatacaataaataataaaaaatatgttttaaaaaagtcacaaaattaaaatacaaaaaaaatacgAAACATATATATACGGATTTAATACAGCACACcgtcaataatatatatttaaaatacaacaatatcaataataattttaacaaatttcatgaatattttgattaacaatttaaatgtaaattatgtaattaattattaaacttaatataatataatatgtaatcaAGATTCagttattacaaaaaattatcgAAAGAGGTCAGagttttaaatgacaaaaaattaagtttttattttatataattatgatattatgacaattaattgaaatataaaagatatttttgtattttaaaacttcgtaaaaaatgtaaaacataaaaaaaaagtgaaaatatctgtttaatatgttttggatttaaaaattcggaataacatatttaaaacgTGAATGAAATgtaataaaagggaaaagaaaatggtattattgggaaaagaaaaaaaaagaaaatctaaatgagaaaataaaaggaaatactGAATGGAGggacaaaagaaagaaataaggtATGATGAAAAGGGAAAGCATGTGCAAAGTGGGATGAAGACTTGAAATTCCACAGCCATTCATAATGGCCAGGCCTCTTTCCAACTCTGTTGAATTGATATCAAAAAGTACTTTGttctttttaattatcaaattctaACAAGTCTAAAATACTCCTaatgttgttttatataaattccgttgataaaattattaaaaaaaataaataaatgggtgttaattttaaattctataaaaaataaaattaaatatgttatttataggaaaataaaaattagcatGAAAAGGGTGTATTAAATGAATTGATTGGGACTTATGCTTACATAACACAAATGATGGTGCACTTTTtgggaaaagagagagagaatgtaGGCATAGCCTATGACATAGCAGAGGGTCAAGCtgctttaagataattttaaaaattgtaaaaatatataattttacaagtCGATCCACTAAGAAACCACAAATGCATGATCACGAAGTGTTGGATCGTGCTACGAGCCTTGATATATTAGTAGATCAATTCAAACACCTAACCCTTAGACATAATGAATTATATCGAAGCTGACTTGATACAACTCACTATCATATCTACCATAGCCAATGTCATACATGTGTCGAAGTCTTGGTCCCTACTTTATAATCCATAAAATTCTTCGACACAGCACACTGCTATGTCTACTGTAGCCAGTGCCATGCACAACACAACTGTGGAAGTTTTGGTCCCTACTTTCTAATCCATGAAGTGATGGTGCTTATCAACAAGGCCCAACAAATCATCCAATACCTACCACaaaacttctttctttttccatctCCCACATCCAAAAACCTAAAGAAACATCAATTCTCAATAATGTAGACTGCTTATTCAGTAAGAGAGGAAACTCAAGCTTTCTTTTCTCAAACTCATCCACTCATTCATTCCTGCCTTTTCACTTTTTAGGTGCTTTGAATGTTTGCTCAATAGCTAAACAAATCAACCCAttcaaacagaaaaaagaaaatctatttgttttgatatgtaaGGCTTGAAGGTTTTTTATAATGCAAACTAAAGACCTATATAAAACAgcaattatataaatacttttgaCTCATAATAGTGCAATTCTTAACAGAGGAATTTTTGTTATTCCAGAAACCTCAAAAGATTTTTGACCAATTAACAGTTTTATAAAGCCAGGCTTTGGTCCACACCAGAAAAGTATCCACACTAAAGTCCACTAATACATGAAATTAGGACATGAATTCACAAAAAGCTAGAGCTCAACTATTAACTCAAAAGTGCTATGTATTTAATACATCTACAACTAGTAGATTCAACTGATAccatcaaaattcatttcaaaagtTTACTCTATAGGGAGGGGGAAAAAGGCTTTACACATATATAAACACCGGAGCATTACATAGACAACACTAAGGtgacaaaaaattaagttcaatCCAGATTGTGATCTTAACTAGTAGATCTTACCATGTTAGAATGTTAGCATATTGACAAATTCAACTGTACAACCCCATCAAGTCACACACGAGCATATAAGTCTCCTGCATGTGATACTGAGAAACTCTCAAACATTTGAACCATCCATTAAATGGAAAATCTTCACTCCATAGAAGAACTAGTTTCTGCAGTCTCATCCTCACTGAAGCTAGATGGCATATCAGCAGCAAACCTACATTAAACATAATGGAGTCAAAAAGATGGCTGTAATATCCagtaaaaaatttagaaagaaataaaacaacaagAGATGGATAGCTTTCAATGTACACAGGAGAGGAATATGATCTGAAATTGTTTATCCTCAAACTTCCAATGCAGCCAAAAAAATTCCAGAAATTAAGATCTGAAATAACAGTATCTTATTGTTTTTTGGGAGGTCAAATTTCAGGGAGctagaagtttttttttttttttcggttaatTTTCAGGGAACTAAAAGTTGCCAACCACTGGTAATCTCATTATGCCAATGCATTAATAATTTGGAAACTCAACGGGAATAAATTATCAgtgaaatgaaaaatagtttcaCATTTGCACAATAAATACACAACCCAGTGTGAGGACGCATAAATGTGCAAAGATACAAGCATGTTGCATAAAAGCACAAAAAGATTACAACCAAATGCAGAAACTTATGCGAACCCTTTAATCTGATTTCTCCATCTCGGGATTTCACCATACAATGATTTGACCAGATTATCTTGCCGAGGAAGACCAACTTTTTGTCGTTTTGCAACCTTCAATGTCAAGTTCAACATGGAAAAGAGTCAAAAGAAAGGCAGAAAACTGGTTACatacaaataattatgtatGCACCTAACATGTCAATCACAGCCAAAACTCACTTTCATTTCAGTTTTCAGATGCTTCTTTAATCTTACCGGGTCATGATTCTCTTTTATCACCTTCTTCTCCCTGAAAAGTTTCTCCACCtacaaaaacataattataagtCAATTTCAAGCCAAATACGGTCAACAGGAGACATTGAATAAGTGAAAATATAAGTagaagatataaaataataacaagaCCTTTGCTATCCTTTTAGATGTGATTCTCTCTGCTGCATCAAGAAAATTACTGCTCCCCAGCGTCATATTTGAAGGCTTAGATAAGTAATCACTGTTTTGGACAATCTTAGGGTTTATGTTATTGTAGTCATGAAACAAAGGCTTCATTTGTTCATTAGTGATTCTAACACCACGGCAATGATGATCTCTCAAAACAGAATTCCCTACAGCATCATACTTGCTACTCAATTTATAACCCTGGTTGGCATTGTATATAGGGGTTTCTCCAGCAGAATCTTCATATACATCCATCTTAGAATTCGGTCCAGGAGAGAAATTAGAATAACATAGATGAGAAGACTTTTGTTTTGATTGACGGTAAGATTTCATGCCGTGACAATCAGATCCATGCAGTGTATTAAGGCTTTCCGAGCCAATATAAGAATCCTCAATCTCCATCTTGGAGTTGGAACCACGCACTTCATATCTCTAAAACAGaacaaagcaaaagaaaacCATAAGAAAACTTAATTGTTTATGCTTATCCTGTTCCACTTTCAGAAATCTGATTATTACTGATGTATAACAGCTTCAACAAAGATGAAGTGCAAGTCTGATCAGCTTTAGAGAAATGTAATTCTACAACCGTGGTCATAATTGGTGGTATTCTTTCATTTCAATCTAATAAACAACATTTCAATGACTTTATCATATCAATTGTTACCTTAAAAGGTTTTGAATCTCACATAGGACgcaatttttctatatatgcaatagtttttttttttcaggttacTTGGTAATCTGTTGCTCTACTCCGGTTGTATTGCCCCTTTTTACCCTTTTCAGGAAGTGTATAGTTTGGATGCCTAGTATCATGAAGTGGAAGGGATGATAATGGCAAGCGAAGGAAGAGGTGAACTGGTGGGCGGTGATAGCAACAACCATATCAATGATGCTACTATTCCAGCCCCCTGTTGTGTGGCATAAATGTGTCTGTGCTAAGGAGCTCAATGCTCCAGAAATATAGTACCTAAAGAGCAGATATGTCCAACTGGAAAAATCtactaattattaataaaaattaaatttaattatcgaatatatataaacatcttAGTTAAAATTCATTGGTATATGCAAAGATTTTTAATGTTTGTACTGCACAGCATAGTTGCCAAACTTGCCCTAAGACAGACAGTTTGAGATGCAGAAATATAAGAATGTGTCAGAAAGTCCACTTACAGTGCCAAGATCACTTCGCTTTTCAACTCCAGGTACATCCAAAGAATGGGGCCATGAGGATTCCTCAACATGGGATGGCTCTGCAGTATTTAACAGAAAAGACATGCACATATTCTGTCACATAAAGATtccaaaacataataaataatactgaTTAACAACAACGTTAAACTAATTAGCAGGTTCATGTAAAACAAATCAAGCTAACAAAAGAAGCCACTGatgcaataaataataaatggcCTGATCTCGTGATTAAATCTCATTTGGTTCCATTCTATCAGAACTAATTTGGTAGTTTATTCAAGTCTGCTTTTAGGTCATTTTTAACAGGTTTTACATTGAGGATATATATTCTTCCACTCGTTAACTGATATGGGTTGGATTCAATCATGGTTACTAAAGGAGCAATTACAATTAGGGATTTAGGAAACATGGGGCTCAAATGGTTGTAAGGTTTAACATGGCAGAATTTTATTACAGCTCTACCAGCAGAGATGACGGAGAATTTGATAGCTCATCACAAACAGAGCCTATATGAATAGGTAGTACCAAACAAGATAAACACCATGAAAACTCCAAATCACACGAAGTCCTTCAGAAAAAATGACCCAAACAGCATTAGAGTTTTACAACAAAGCAAACAAAAGTAAAAAGAGAATGGACCTACAGTCATTCATGAGGCATGAGCTAAAgttatatgtattaaattaacACCTCTGTCATTAAGTGCTTCGTAAGAATGTTTGCGAGGCTGATTTTGTTAGTGTCATTCCAACTGTCCTGGATCTTTTGTTTTGGTAAGAAAGTTTTTTTCCCAAGGAAATGCTGTATATCGACTGCAATCTGGGTtgtttgaaatgaaagaaatataagCATCTTTGAAGAAGCTGAGTATGAGGATGTGGAGCTTCTATAGGAGGGCATTCATACTTCTTTAAGGGCTTCAGTTACAAAGCAATTTGATAAGATATTTTTTCTACATTCAAAAGGGGTTGGGCTGCCGTtgtttcttaatttaataaaatcctGATTCTcgctttttctcttttaatttacgGACTTGTACTGCAACTCTTTGTGAAATAATACTTCTTTAAATACGTTTTTTgtgtcttttaaaaatatagagacagaaagagagagagagaataagaGCTAAAGGATTCAGCAAAAATAAAGCAACAACTTGAAATGGTAGCTGCAAACAAAGCCAAAAAAGGAAATCAAGTCACATACTTAAGAGTTAGAGTTCAAATGGAGCTCATATTACAatcaacttcaaattttttttttttcattttttaactttctgCACATGCAGGTAATTTGTTTTTACCAACCCAGAAAGCATAAATGCCTAATACTGTAAACAATTAATTTCGGAAAGCTTATAATCAGAGTTTACagcttgaatttaaataaagtgAGTCAATTCAGAGGAATTTTGGCTGcatatattaaaatgtaaatattaaaCCTCTATAAAAGACAACTTTCTTGGTTGTCATAAAACTTTGAGACTAACCTTAGTAGagttttttttcataaaacacATGTTAAAAATTATTCCTTGTTAGATGCACACGTTATTCAAACACcaacatgtttattttataaacaaacaaTGGACAAGCAATGACATCATTATAAATGAAGATTCACACACTTCCACAACACAACTTCCTCAGAAATTATTATTTCCTGTTAACTTAAAACAATTTTGGCACTTTGTTCAATTCGGCTAGTGATGGTTACATTCATTTGATCATCAAATGCCAAAGAACAGAAGAACCAGTTAATTATTTCCTTCTAAATTGAGAaactacaaaaagaaaattggtgGAAAAAACTAGAAATAGTTGACAATGAAAGGTGCACAAAAgtttaaatgacaatttaaagAATTCCTTGTAATGGGGccaatagaaaattattagtatCAGACATAAATATAAGTAAAGACAACTTACCATTGACTGGTTCATTACTTGGGGATTCAAATGCACCAGGAGGAAGTGGATCAAATTCAATACCAAGTAATGGACCATCCTCTCGATATTGCCTCCCCAGTTGAATCTTAACAGCAGTAATAGCAGCATTTTCAGTTTCACCCCTCACTTTCAAATATCCTGATGGCTTATATTCCTTACTTCTAGTGGCTTTGCAATTTATGGGGGTAATAGCTCCATTTTGTCTATTGTATCTAGATGCTTCCATAGTATACAGATCATCAATTCGAGAATAAATCCTATCTTGCAAGAATGAGCTGCTTTCTGAAGAAGTATCATCCCTTTCCATCCCACTAATATGTCCTGTATACTGACTCCTATAATCATATACAAGATCTGAAGAGGGAGCATCTTGGCCACTGAGCCTGCGACTCTCAACCTCCCTAGGATCAATAGTTCTAATATCCCCTTGTTTGGTGCTGCCACAAGAATCTTGCCAGAGTCCACTCCCACGATCCTGAATAATAACACTGGAACGATCTTGTCGTCCACTAGCTAAtccttcatcaatttttttgtcttttaaccGCCTGTGGCAAAACCATCCAGATATTTGCTTTTCTGTCAAGCCTATCTGCTCTGAAAGTtgcattttcatttcttctgaGGGGTATTTGTGCTCTGGGAAA
This is a stretch of genomic DNA from Mangifera indica cultivar Alphonso unplaced genomic scaffold, CATAS_Mindica_2.1 Un_0018, whole genome shotgun sequence. It encodes these proteins:
- the LOC123205901 gene encoding homeobox-DDT domain protein RLT1-like isoform X2, with protein sequence MHFEESKVSLEKNVKRRFKTQAQVMALENFYNEHKYPSEEMKMQLSEQIGLTEKQISGWFCHRRLKDKKIDEGLASGRQDRSSVIIQDRGSGLWQDSCGSTKQGDIRTIDPREVESRRLSGQDAPSSDLVYDYRSQYTGHISGMERDDTSSESSSFLQDRIYSRIDDLYTMEASRYNRQNGAITPINCKATRSKEYKPSGYLKVRGETENAAITAVKIQLGRQYREDGPLLGIEFDPLPPGAFESPSNEPVNEPSHVEESSWPHSLDVPGVEKRSDLGTRYEVRGSNSKMEIEDSYIGSESLNTLHGSDCHGMKSYRQSKQKSSHLCYSNFSPGPNSKMDVYEDSAGETPIYNANQGYKLSSKYDAVGNSVLRDHHCRGVRITNEQMKPLFHDYNNINPKIVQNSDYLSKPSNMTLGSSNFLDAAERITSKRIAKVEKLFREKKVIKENHDPVRLKKHLKTEMKVAKRQKVGLPRQDNLVKSLYGEIPRWRNQIKGFAADMPSSFSEDETAETSSSME
- the LOC123205901 gene encoding homeobox-DDT domain protein RLT1-like isoform X3; the protein is MEDSSEMHFEESKVSLEKNVKRRFKTQAQVMALENFYNEHKYPSEEMKMQLSEQIGLTEKQISGWFCHRRLKDKKIDEGLASGRQDRSSVIIQDRGSGLWQDSCGSTKQGDIRTIDPREVESRRLSGQDAPSSDLVYDYRSQYTGHISGMERDDTSSESSSFLQDRIYSRIDDLYTMEASRYNRQNGAITPINCKATRSKEYKPSGYLKVRGETENAAITAVKIQLGRQYREDGPLLGIEFDPLPPGAFESPSNEPVNEPSHVEESSWPHSLDVPGVEKRSDLGTRYEVRGSNSKMEIEDSYIGSESLNTLHGSDCHGMKSYRQSKQKSSHLCYSNFSPGPNSKMDVYEDSAGETPIYNANQGYKLSSKYDAVGNSVLRDHHCRGVRITNEQMKPLFHDYNNINPKIVQNSDYLSKPSNMTLGSSNFLDAAERITSKRIAKVEKLFREKKVIKENHDPVAKRQKVGLPRQDNLVKSLYGEIPRWRNQIKGFAADMPSSFSEDETAETSSSME
- the LOC123205901 gene encoding homeobox-DDT domain protein RLT1-like isoform X1, which encodes MEDSSEMHFEESKVSLEKNVKRRFKTQAQVMALENFYNEHKYPSEEMKMQLSEQIGLTEKQISGWFCHRRLKDKKIDEGLASGRQDRSSVIIQDRGSGLWQDSCGSTKQGDIRTIDPREVESRRLSGQDAPSSDLVYDYRSQYTGHISGMERDDTSSESSSFLQDRIYSRIDDLYTMEASRYNRQNGAITPINCKATRSKEYKPSGYLKVRGETENAAITAVKIQLGRQYREDGPLLGIEFDPLPPGAFESPSNEPVNEPSHVEESSWPHSLDVPGVEKRSDLGTRYEVRGSNSKMEIEDSYIGSESLNTLHGSDCHGMKSYRQSKQKSSHLCYSNFSPGPNSKMDVYEDSAGETPIYNANQGYKLSSKYDAVGNSVLRDHHCRGVRITNEQMKPLFHDYNNINPKIVQNSDYLSKPSNMTLGSSNFLDAAERITSKRIAKVEKLFREKKVIKENHDPVRLKKHLKTEMKVAKRQKVGLPRQDNLVKSLYGEIPRWRNQIKGFAADMPSSFSEDETAETSSSME